Proteins co-encoded in one Streptomyces roseochromogenus subsp. oscitans DS 12.976 genomic window:
- a CDS encoding class I SAM-dependent DNA methyltransferase, whose protein sequence is MTETFLRTTRSSYDAIAKDYAAQFPAGGWHPLDRTLITAFTELVTGHGTAPVADVGSGPGHVTALLDELGVPVFGVDLSPAMVALARGTYPQLRFHIGSMTSLDLPDATLGGILALYSTIHVPDAHLPTAFAEFHRTLLPGGHALLAFQTAMEPGRLHLPERFGHEIDLDYYWRTPDQVSALLTEAGLELVATVRREPAAEETLARAFVLARRPAGEA, encoded by the coding sequence GTGACCGAGACCTTTCTGCGGACCACCCGCAGCTCCTACGACGCGATCGCCAAGGACTACGCGGCCCAGTTCCCGGCCGGCGGCTGGCATCCGCTCGACCGCACCCTGATCACCGCCTTCACCGAGCTGGTCACCGGGCACGGCACGGCTCCCGTGGCCGACGTGGGCAGCGGCCCCGGCCACGTCACCGCGCTCCTCGACGAGCTGGGCGTGCCCGTCTTCGGCGTCGACCTCTCCCCCGCGATGGTGGCGCTGGCCCGCGGCACATATCCCCAACTGCGCTTCCACATCGGCTCGATGACGTCCCTGGACCTGCCGGACGCCACCCTGGGCGGCATCCTCGCCCTGTACTCGACGATCCACGTCCCCGACGCCCACCTGCCGACGGCCTTCGCCGAGTTCCACCGCACCCTGCTGCCCGGCGGCCACGCCCTCCTCGCCTTCCAGACCGCCATGGAACCCGGCCGCCTCCACCTGCCGGAGCGCTTCGGCCACGAGATCGACCTGGACTACTACTGGCGCACTCCGGACCAGGTCAGCGCCCTGCTGACCGAGGCGGGCCTGGAGCTGGTGGCGACGGTACGCCGGGAACCGGCCGCTGAAGAAACCCTGGCACGGGCGTTCGTCCTGGCCCGCAGGCCCGCCGGCGAGGCCTGA
- a CDS encoding DUF1259 domain-containing protein, which produces MESNGSTLRTSRRGFLAAGGALASALAEAPVAQALDPLGEDGRGDAPESLQRPLVTHPADWQAVAEELDGVGGLGASGVVYRLTFPRYDLDLSSHGVGGLVEASYAAFARYPDGRTMLMGDVVAAEAELQRVTDALQAHDLAQTAIHKHLPAHRPPLWWTHVHGVAVDPVALARAMRAGLDATATPGPRQPDTAPPAGLDTAAIDAALGAKGRSEDGYRFSFARQETVSDGGRVVPGAMGVTTAVTFFPVGGGRAAVTGDFVMISSEVQRVIKILRNGGISVVELHNHSLNDQPRLFYLHFWAVGDAVPLARTLQTAKAATNLASGS; this is translated from the coding sequence ATGGAGTCGAACGGCAGCACGCTGCGGACGTCGCGGCGCGGTTTCCTCGCGGCGGGCGGCGCGCTGGCCTCCGCCCTGGCCGAGGCTCCCGTGGCGCAGGCCCTCGACCCGCTCGGAGAGGACGGTCGCGGTGACGCACCCGAGTCGCTCCAGCGGCCGCTCGTGACGCATCCGGCGGACTGGCAGGCCGTGGCCGAGGAGCTGGACGGCGTGGGTGGGCTGGGCGCGAGCGGTGTCGTGTACCGCTTGACGTTTCCCCGCTATGACCTGGATCTGTCCTCGCACGGGGTCGGCGGGCTGGTGGAGGCGTCGTACGCGGCGTTCGCCCGTTACCCGGACGGCCGCACGATGCTCATGGGCGACGTGGTCGCCGCCGAGGCCGAGCTGCAGCGGGTCACCGATGCCCTGCAGGCCCATGATCTGGCGCAGACCGCGATTCACAAGCACCTTCCCGCCCATCGGCCCCCGCTGTGGTGGACGCATGTGCATGGGGTCGCCGTCGATCCGGTGGCCCTCGCCCGCGCCATGCGCGCCGGTCTGGACGCCACCGCCACCCCGGGGCCCCGCCAGCCCGACACGGCACCGCCGGCCGGCCTCGACACCGCCGCCATCGACGCCGCGCTCGGCGCCAAGGGCAGGAGCGAGGACGGCTACCGTTTCTCCTTCGCCCGCCAGGAGACGGTCAGCGACGGCGGCCGTGTCGTGCCGGGCGCCATGGGAGTCACGACCGCTGTCACCTTCTTCCCCGTAGGCGGTGGGCGTGCCGCCGTGACCGGGGACTTCGTCATGATCTCCAGCGAGGTGCAGCGGGTCATCAAGATCCTGAGGAACGGCGGGATCAGCGTCGTCGAGCTGCACAATCACTCTCTGAACGACCAGCCGCGCCTCTTCTACCTGCACTTCTGGGCCGTCGGCGACGCCGTGCCCCTGGCCCGGACCCTCCAGACCGCCAAAGCGGCCACGAACCTCGCGTCCGGTTCCTGA